The following coding sequences lie in one Nakaseomyces glabratus chromosome K, complete sequence genomic window:
- the SLX1 gene encoding endonuclease (CAGL0K06941g~Ortholog(s) have 5'-flap endonuclease activity, role in DNA-dependent DNA replication, double-strand break repair via homologous recombination, recombination within rDNA repeats and Slx1-Slx4 complex, nucleolar chromatin localization): MEEFQQIPDFYGCYLLQSISKRQSFYIGSTPNPVRRLRQHNGSLSRGGAYRTKRDGTRPWEMVAIVYGFPSRIAALQFEHAWQHGYQTRYIKSQDRVVKTRKGGRSIHHKLAMITSLLKNEYFRYMDLTLHFFNQKVEEIWKNDKFNVSQTQESIDNNYTVSLSQDALTEINNDTIDDIMDVNEKNMELVQNLYSTTLAEKTKTLLLYKEKIDTGINTCQFCNKIIKHNLSGNISENLFAFCRDTSCTFVSHLACAYRYFMSNTELPKEDTIIPQSPKCPKCYTLLKWCDVIYYSIKLNKDNTTADDKKKTI; this comes from the coding sequence ATGGAAGAATTCCAACAGATTCCGGACTTTTATGGATGCTATTTACTGCAGTCTATTAGTAAAAGGCAATCGTTTTACATAGGCTCGACCCCGAATCCAGTTAGGAGATTGAGACAACATAATGGTTCATTAAGTCGTGGAGGTGCTTATCGAACAAAAAGAGATGGCACTCGGCCTTGGGAAATGGTAGCTATCGTTTATGGCTTTCCTAGTCGTATCGCTGCCCTACAATTTGAGCATGCTTGGCAACATGGGTACCAAACTCGATACATTAAAAGCCAGGACCGGGTAGttaaaacaagaaaaggtGGAAGGTCTATACACCATAAGCTTGCCATGATAACTTCTCTTCTGAAAAATGAATACTTTCGCTATATGGATTTAACATTACACTTTTTTAATCAAAAAGTCGAAGAAATATGGAAGAACGATAAGTTCAATGTATCACAAACACAAGAATCAATAGACAATAACTACACAGTATCTCTATCACAAGATGCTTTAACAGAGATTAATAACGATACTATAGATGACATAATGGACGTTAATGAGAAAAATATGGAGCTTGTACAGAACCTATACTCTACAACACTGGCCGAAAAGACAAAAACTCTTTTACtatacaaagaaaaaattgatacaGGTATCAATACATGCCAGTTTTGtaataaaattataaagCATAACTTATCAGGAAACATCTCTGAAAACTTATTTGCATTTTGTAGAGATACTAGTTGCACATTCGTCAGTCACCTTGCCTGTGCATATCGATATTTCATGAGCAACACTGAACTGCCTAAAGAGGACACGATAATTCCGCAATCGCCAAAGTGTCCAAAGTGCTATACTTTATTAAAATGGTGCGATGTTATTTACTATTcgataaaattaaataaagaCAATACTACAGCAgatgacaaaaaaaagacaatttga
- the ROT2 gene encoding glucan 1,3-alpha-glucosidase ROT2 (CAGL0K06963g~Ortholog(s) have glucan 1,3-alpha-glucosidase activity), with amino-acid sequence MKLFNVLFFSLLFGYVTAFADYLLKSCNEAGFCVRNREYAANIINSKASYYSIDPKSIDVDDSSGTLSANIIKTIKRPDRHTEITLPLKISFLKSHGASSKSYFRFTIDELRQNVPQSNLLNKYRYNETAKWAFDPSKQWDNSHFTIEKKIKNGKKGIDQFLFGSTSKDEEYYLILPRDDENMAIELFLDSFQINVLSKGKSVMSINEYNLMNFEHFRSIEDNFQNLLEEESTFNMFKDNFRYSQDDKIPFGPESVGIDFVFKNAKAVYGIPEHADSLKLKDTRETDPYRLFNVDVFEYFVDSPSPMYGAIPFMFGVSKDVTTGLFWVNSADTWIDIHYSSVNTDQVNTHWFSENGVIDVVVFVAENPSDILEQYTDLTGRPFLPLQSSIGYHQCRWNYNDEYDVLSVQNEMDKAHIPFDIIWLDLEYTDDRKYFTWKDESFPNPRRLLEKLSQFGRQLVVLIDPHLKSRGNKVSDAVVKGKGATKNKKGRLFLGECWPGQSIWIDTMGQIGRKLWKGFFNDFLYKGLSNLHIWNDMNEPSVFSGPETTAPKDVIHAGGFEERSIHNVYGLTVHETTFNATREFYTDSETRPFVLTRSFFAGSQRTAATWTGDNVANWDYLRISIPMCLSNNVAGFPFIGADVAGFSGNPEPELLVRWYQAGLWYPFFRAHAHIDSVRREPYLFDGPVRNMVKDTIRLRYRLLPTFYTAFYESSRTGAPIMKPLFFDYFAHEELLAIDDQFFVGNSGIMVKPIVQKGVKETTVTFPPKLYYDYETFALVNDDVSAITNKQVSAPLDTIPIFLEGGHILFQKEKYRRSSELMSNDPYTIVIIPDENGIAIGNLYVDDGKTFAYSNNEFLNTTLKFTSDGLFNRPHSEGNLSATAINTNVTAIKIVTSGLESSFKKQLISKFSSDDNLNTNVESNHIVMKIRYDMSKPWDFVF; translated from the coding sequence atgaagctATTCAATGTTCTCTTTTTTAGTTTACTCTTTGGGTACGTGACCGCTTTCGCAGATTATTTACTGAAGTCGTGTAATGAAGCCGGGTTTTGCGTGAGGAACAGAGAATATGCAGCTAACATCATAAATTCCAAGGCTTCCTATTATTCAATAGACCCCAAATCGATCGATGTTGATGATAGTTCAGGTACTCTGTCTGCAAACATCATCAAAACAATCAAACGCCCTGACCGACACACTGAAATCACATTACCGCTAAAAATCAGTTTCTTAAAAAGTCATGGGGCTAGTTCAAAGTCCTATTTCCGGTTTACAATTGACGAATTGAGACAGAATGTGCCTCAATCGAATTTATTGAACAAATACCGTTACAATGAGACGGCCAAATGGGCATTCGATCCTAGCAAGCAATGGGATAACAGTCATTTtacaattgaaaagaagatcaagaaTGGAAAAAAGGGAATAGATCAATTCTTATTTGGTTCAACTAGCAAAGATGAAGAATACTATTTAATTCTACCAAGAGATGACGAAAACATGGCAATTGAATTATTTTTAGATTCCTTTCAAATTAATGTACTAAGCAAAGGAAAGTCAGTTATGAGTATTAACGAGTATAACCTCATGAACTTTGAGCATTTTAGATCTATTGAAGAtaactttcaaaatttacTTGAGGAAGAGTCAACATTCAATATGTTTAAGGACAACTTTAGATACAGTCAAGACGATAAAATTCCATTTGGTCCTGAATCTGTAGGGATCGACTTTGTATTCAAGAATGCTAAAGCTGTTTATGGTATCCCAGAGCATGCAGATTCGTTGAAATTAAAGGATACTCGCGAAACTGACCCTTACAGATTATTTAATGTGGATGTCTTTGAGTATTTCGTCGATTCTCCTTCACCTATGTATGGTGCAATTCCGTTTATGTTTGGTGTCAGTAAGGATGTTACCACCGGATTGTTTTGGGTTAATAGTGCTGATACATGGATAGATATTCATTATTCTTCCGTCAATACAGATCAGGTCAATACACATTGGTTTTCAGAGAATGGTGTTATAGATGTAGTTGTTTTTGTGGCTGAGAACCCATCTGATATTCTTGAGCAGTATACGGACTTGACAGGTAGGCCTTTCCTACCACTGCAGTCATCTATTGGGTATCATCAATGTCGTTGGAATTATAATGATGAATATGATGTTTTGAGTGTACAGAACGAAATGGATAAAGCGCATATACCTTTTGATATAATCTGGCTTGACTTGGAATATACTGATGATAGAAAATACTTTACATGGAAAGATGAATCCTTCCCTAATCCTAGAAGATTATTGGAGAAATTATCTCAATTTGGTAGGCAATTAGTCGTTTTGATCGACCCTCATCTGAAATCTAGAGGGAATAAAGTCAGTGATGCGGTAGTTAAAGGAAAAGGGGCTACAAAGAATAAGAAGGGTAGATTGTTTTTAGGTGAATGTTGGCCAGGCCAATCTATTTGGATAGATACAATGGGTCAAATCGGGAGAAAACTATGGAAAGGGTTTTTTAATGATTTTCTTTATAAAGGGTTGAGCAATTTGCATATCTGGAATGACATGAATGAACCCTCTGTATTTAGCGGGCCTGAAACTACAGCACCAAAGGATGTTATTCATGCCGGaggatttgaagaaagatcAATTCATAATGTATATGGGTTAACTGTTCATGAAACTACATTTAATGCTACCAGGGAATTCTATACCGATTCTGAAACCCGCCCTTTTGTTTTGACGAGGTCTTTTTTTGCAGGTTCCCAAAGGACTGCAGCTACGTGGACAGGGGACAATGTAGCCAACTGGGACTACTTGAGAATTTCCATCCCTATGTGTCTCTCTAATAATGTTGCAGGATTTCCATTTATTGGTGCCGATGTTGCTGGTTTTTCTGGAAATCCTGAGCCAGAGCTCTTAGTTAGATGGTATCAGGCTGGTCTTTGGTATCCATTCTTCCGGGCTCATGCTCATATAGACAGTGTTAGGCGAGAACCATATTTATTTGACGGTCCAGTAAGAAATATGGTGAAGGATACTATCAGATTGAGATATAGATTATTGCCAACATTTTACACTGCTTTTTACGAATCAAGTAGAACCGGGGCACCAATAATGAAgcctttattttttgattacTTTGCTCATGAAGAGTTGCTTGCTATCGATGATCAGTTCTTCGTAGGCAATTCTGGTATAATGGTGAAGCCAATAGTGCAGAAGGGTGTCAAAGAAACAACTGTGACTTTCCCACCAAAGTTATATTATGATTATGAGACATTCGCGTTAGTTAATGATGATGTATCTGCTATAACTAATAAACAAGTATCTGCACCTCTCGATACTATTCCAATATTTTTGGAGGGTGGTCATATTTTGTTccagaaagaaaagtataGGAGATCCTCTGAATTAATGTCCAATGATCCTTACACCATTGTTATCATACctgatgaaaatggtaTTGCAATTGGTAATTTATATGTTGATGATGGTAAAACGTTCGCTTATTCTAACAATGAATTCTTAAATACTACCCTTAAATTCACATCAGATGGTTTATTCAATAGGCCTCATTCAGAAGGAAATCTTTCAGCCACTGCTATTAACACTAATGTAACGGCCATTAAGATCGTCACCTCGGGACTTGAAagttctttcaaaaaacaACTGATATCGAAATTCTCTAGTGATGATAATCTGAATACTAATGTCGAAAGCAATCATATAGTCATGAAGATTCGTTATGATATGAGCAAACCATGGGATTTTGTCTTCTGA
- the MCX1 gene encoding Mcx1p (CAGL0K06919g~Putative mitochondrial clpX-like chaperone), which yields MLALNSYGCSRAASLVNRIAVNAIICRFMSSSDNASRLLVQQNTNESIPPPRKLKAYLDEYVIGQEIGKKVLSVVVYNHYLRINDKQKKAELQRQREIIEESNNIRAAESTKDGNDPDDNSSGKDDTSPISDVIQKPYKPSEKEAGMRNLKMQIDMKLDQEDQDLELSKSNVLVIGPSGSGKTLLAQTLARVLDVPIAISDCTQLTQAGYIGEDVEVCIERLLVNANYDVAKAEKGIIVLDEIDKLAKSSSSFGTKDVSGEGVQQSLLKIIEGHNVEITVKKPVKVGTDKNNNQTTAKKDETFVINTSNILFMIMGAFVNLDKIVAKRIRKLQNKEEKDGEEEDMSKSSAYSNSIETINLENGKQTSALNLATPTDLVSYGMIPELVGRVPIITALEPLQSNDLFHILKEPKNALFDQYTYIFKQFGVRLCMTDKALKKVADFALKERTGARGLRGIMERLLLNVNYECPDSGISYVLVNEKTVDSLQQTEYSLATHVEAKYYSRGQADELIADVYAEDEALGRVLDKELGRTSTIAKRKEQSKLLQAQ from the coding sequence ATGCTGGCACTAAATAGCTATGGGTGCAGTAGAGCTGCGAGTTTGGTTAACCGTATTGCAGTAAATGCTATCATTTGTCGTTTTATGAGTAGCAGTGATAACGCCTCAAGACTTCTTGTGCAACAGAATACCAATGAATCTATTCCCCCTCCTAGAAAGTTGAAGGCCTATTTGGATGAGTATGTTATTGGACAGGAGATAGGTAAGAAAGTCCTTAGTGTTGTAGTTTACAACCACTATTTACGTATAAACGATAAGCAGAAGAAAGCAGAGCTCCAACGGCAGAGAGAAATAATAGAAGAAAGTAACAACATTAGAGCTGCTGAAAGCACAAAGGATGGTAATGATCCGGATGACAACTCCTCTGGAAAAGATGATACTTCACCGATAAGTGATGTGATTCAAAAACCATATAAACCTTCTGAAAAGGAAGCGGGTATGAGAAACTTGAAAATGCAAATTGACATGAAATTAGATCAAGAGGACCAAGATTTGGAATTAAGTAAAAGTAATGTATTAGTTATTGGTCCATCAGGTTCTGGTAAAACATTGCTTGCCCAGACATTGGCCCGCGTTTTGGATGTCCCTATCGCTATTTCTGATTGTACACAATTGACTCAGGCCGGTTACATTGGTGAAGATGTAGAAGTATGCATTGAGAGATTGCTCGTAAATGCTAACTATGATGTTGCAAAGGCTGAAAAGGGTATAATTGTACTGGATGAAATTGACAAACTTGCCAAATCTTCCAGTTCATTTGGTACAAAAGATGTATCAGGTGAAGGTGTTCAGCAATctttattgaaaattatAGAAGGCCACAATGTAGAAATTACGGTTAAGAAGCCCGTTAAGGTTGGAACTGATAAGAACAATAATCAAACTACTGCAAAAAAGGATGAAACATTTGTTATTAatacttcaaatattttatttatgaTAATGGGTGCATTTGTTAATTTGGATAAAATAGTAGCAAAGAGAATAAGGAAGTTACAGAAtaaggaagaaaaagatGGGGAAGAAGAGGATATGAGCAAAAGTTCAGCTTATAGCAACAGTATTGAAACAATTAATTTGGAAAACGGCAAACAAACGTCAGCATTGAATCTCGCTACACCAACTGACCTTGTGTCCTATGGTATGATTCCTGAATTAGTCGGGCGTGTACCAATAATAACAGCACTTGAACCACTTCAGTCCAATGACCTTTTCCATATTCTAAAGGAGCCAAAAAATGCCCTTTTTGATCAATATACTTATATCTTCAAGCAATTTGGTGTCCGTTTATGCATGACTGATAAAGCTCTTAAGAAAGTCGCTGATTTTGCGTTAAAGGAAAGGACAGGTGCAAGAGGACTGAGAGGTATTATGGAAAGACTACTGTTGAATGTCAATTATGAATGCCCAGACTCAGGAATCTCCTATGTTTTAGTAAATGAGAAAACGGTTGATTCTTTGCAGCAAACAGAATACTCACTGGCAACCCATGTAGAGGCCAAGTATTATTCTAGAGGCCAAGCTGATGAACTTATAGCAGACGTTTATGCTGAAGATGAAGCTCTTGGACGAGTGTTGGATAAGGAATTGGGAAGGACCTCAACAATtgcaaagagaaaagagcAGTCAAAATTGTTGCAAGCTCAATAG